In Temnothorax longispinosus isolate EJ_2023e chromosome 2, Tlon_JGU_v1, whole genome shotgun sequence, one DNA window encodes the following:
- the Rab2 gene encoding ras-related protein Rab-2 encodes MSYAYLFKYIIIGDTGVGKSCLLLQFTDKRFQPVHDLTIGVEFGARMITIDSKQIKLQIWDTAGQEAFRSITRSYYRGAAGALLVYDITRRETFNHLTTWLEDARQHSNSNMVIMLIGNKSDLDSRREVRREEGEAFAREHGLVFMETSAKTAANVEEAFINTAKEIYEKIQEGVFDINNEANGIKIGPQHSPTSPGGLAGTGGQGSAQGGGCC; translated from the exons ATGTCGTACGCGTACCTGTTCAAGTATATCATTATCGGGGACACAG gAGTTGGAAAATCCTGTCTTCTTCTTCAGTTTACGGATAAGAGATTTCAGCCAGTCCATGACCTGACAATAGGAGTCGAGTTTGGCGCTCGTATGATCACCATTGATAGCAAGCAAATTAAACTGCAGATCTGGGAcact GCAGGCCAAGAGGCATTTCGTTCTATAACAAGATCATATTACCGTGGAGCGGCCGGTGCTCTATTGGTATATGACATTACACGTAGGGAAACTTTTAATCATCTTACAACATGGCTGGAGGATGCGAGGCAACATTCAAATTCCAATATGGTTATCATGTTAATTGGCAACAAAAGTGATCTGGATAGCCGAAGAGAAGTAAGGAGAGAAGAAGGCGAGGCTTTTGCACGAGAGCACGGTCTTGTTTTTATGGAAACCAGTGCTAAGACTGCGGCCAATGTAGAAGAAGCGTTCATCAATACGGCAAAAgaaatatacgaaaaaataCAAGAGGGAGTCTTTGACATTAATAATGAG GCAAACGGTATAAAGATTGGACCACAGCATTCGCCAACAAGTCCTGGAGGTTTAGCAGGAACTGGTGGACAAGGTAGTGCGCAGGGTGGTGGGTGCTGCTAG
- the LOC139808200 gene encoding uncharacterized protein, which translates to MDPATVIALCKENIQPLRYGRNATQLGTALRAQEDTDAQQLLLQEKQMYEDAIKNYEGDDPLENWYEYILWVEQSYPKSGHESHIGRLLQQCLAIFEKDVKYHQDRRYIRLWINYISMQKNPLELYQLLHSGGIGTRVADMYRAWAFELEQIEDDKRADEVYLMGLSVHAEPFEELSHAHQNFQFAVARKTLGRIDERNEIALYEQRQAFSSLRAIRSGKRVGSVRTGHRVRDYYPGTIPQISASMQNTKPNSKIQIYQDDIPGEIKGSSILDHVPIEDMVHKENTIKPGPWNSGSKRGPLIAPTVKAGFKIHEDQNDDSNMEKIKLFPNHVPFFDGSKYHDCLRVPVYVADPIDPNIVQKPHYPKELVYADNVDRSMEEIRAQLYLERRAQFLEKQHEMPMVCLRETGGESQLNNYENMYHLQEIEEQKQRREVEISRQRLAEQQELQRQQYAAEVENQVLETQRQEAEQRELERLETERIEAERLEAQRMEAERLEAQRMEAERLEAQRMEAERLEAQRMEAELNTQRKLQSTNFMHQHHTSSLPVDTEEHLLGQSLTVNTKEAISVVQGLWQSPDVAVNASRFRSPPVAPRMVDSRNKLSFDIHMDSSMTQHAMVSNKHHQGYNVQVYNDQENHQSYHTPHQSYSGQDQHIGYGNHSLQNSYHYQMQQHHDHQVQQPHPRQHHPQHQHHHQQHQQLIPSHQQMHPVHHQSLSHPQHLQSPHGQMPHHQPHIHHHQSPHNHHHQPPHNHHQSPHNHHQSPHNHHPSPHNHHQTPHNHHHQSPHNHHHQSPHNQHILHSQQPQHVHQHMQHIQHPVYSNMLPNDISYQQYSPSIESPMLQQNIEPQKQLHFPPYTDPDIETNKPYRMPPELPYIKSPGMNRKDIKYLESAEDKENAIVVDYNGPLEENMMPKSDENNLYIDESLGITPLSTVNETCFTEAFNTPLTSSTPMTNHFKPSEYRIKDDSQFSSQNTVPQPVAEAPNVEGGDDKLSVILESTREYVSNSSGNSSNYTKSTGLTFALTREDMNPFKEQPVDTIVEEESNESLLSVNQPYEQKQYAQIQAVHAQSPRTVQRHVDQITSEIQNNCDLRKSINLQLNEEDNSEKVDTMECEEHEPMEQVEEEMFELPSRDINPFDKNLIAGLLKKIKFPQPHHADGYKRIDTNLNKLVPSTMITLDTEAYDLEKCLGKGMYGTVFKAVNLQTRETVALKTQRPAWVWEYYIVREIKTRLTNPHMLRGFMDVTMAYVANNGSVLVSEFSKFGTLLSVTNQIKIATGKPLVETLTIFFTIEMLQIVEYLHKCQIIHGDIKPDNFLLMRPPTQDVRPTIQLIDFGCSIDMKLLPENTTFTQVIKTEDFTCIEMQTGRPWTYQTDLYCLAATSHCLLFGNYMRVSNIGGRWFIVSKLPRYAKKAAWEQFFTELLNIESCEKMPDLAKLRNMMEETLAQMPEVQTKFRTFVNILNKR; encoded by the exons GGAGAATATCCAGCCGTTGAGATACGGGCGGAATGCCACTCAATTGGGAACCGCATTGAGGGCGCAGGAGGACACGGATGCGCAGCAGTTGTTGCTGCAGGAAAAGCA aatgtATGAGGATgcgattaaaaattacgaaGGAGATGATCCTTTAGAGAACTGGTACGAGTATATTCTCTGGGTCGAACAGAGTTATCCAAAAAGTGGGCATGAATCCCATATTGGAAGACTCTTGCAGCAGTGTTTAGCGATATTTGAAAAGGATGTAAAATATCATCAAGATCGCAGATACATACGTTTGTGGATTAATTAT ATAAGCATGCAAAAGAATCCTTTGGAGCTGTATCAGCTGTTGCATAGCGGTGGTATCGGAACCAGAGTGGCAGACATGTACAGGGCCTGGGCTTTCGAGTTAGAGCAAATTGAGGATGACAAACGAGCGGATGAAGTTTACTTAATGGGACTGTCCGTTCATGCAGAACCATTTGAAGAATTGAGCCACGCTCACCA aaatttccaATTTGCTGTTGCGCGCAAAACACTCGGACGTATCGACGAAAGAAACGAAATTGCTTTATATGAACAACGTCAGGCTTTCAGTTCATTAAGAGCGATAAGATCTGGTAAGAGAGTCGGCAGCGTACGAACGGGTCATCGCGTACGCGATTATTATCCTGGGACCATACCCCAAATCTCAGCTTCTATGCAGAATACAAAGCCCAACTCtaagatacaaatatatcaG GATGACATACCTGGAGAGATAAAGGGTTCGAGCATATTAGATCATGTACCTATAGAGGACATGGTACATAAGGAGAATACCATCAAGCCTGGACCATGGAACAGTGGGAGCAAGAGAGGTCCATTAATAGCTCCTACCGTAAAGGCGGGCTTTAAGA tTCACGAAGACCAGAACGATGACAGTAACAtggagaaaattaaattattcccAAATCACGTACCTTTTTTTGACGGCAGTAAATATCATGACTGTTTGAGAGTGCCGGTGTATGTAGCGGACCCAATAGATCcaaatattgtacaaaaacCACATTATCCCAAAGAACTAGTTTATGCCGATAATGTCGACCGTAGTATGGAAGAAATTAGAGCACAGCTTTATTTGGAAAG AAGAGCACAATTTCTGGAAAAGCAACATGAAATGCCGATGGTTTGTTTACGTGAAACTGGTGGAGAATCTCAGCTcaataattatgaaaacaTGTATCATCTACAAGAAATAGAAGAGCAGAAGCAAAGAAGAGAAGTCGAGATCAGTAGGCAAAGACTGGCTGAGCAACAAGAATTGCAAAGGCAGCAATATGCTGCTGAGGTCGAGAATCAGGTTTTAGAGACTCAACGACAGGAAGCTGAGCAAAGAGAACTGGAAAGATTAGAGACCGAGAGAATTGAAGCCGAAAGACTCGAAGCGCAACGAATGGAAGCCGAAAGACTCGAAGCGCAAAGAATGGAAGCCGAAAGACTCGAAGCGCAACGAATGGAAGCCGAAAGACTCGAAGCGCAACGAATGGAAGCAGAATTGAATACACAACGGAAATTACAGTCGACGAACTTTATGCACCAGCATCACACTTCATCTTTACCCGTTGACACTGAGGAACATTTGCTCGGGCAGAGTCTCACTGTAAACACGAAAGAAGCTATTTCGGTTGTGCAAGGTCTGTGGCAATCCCCAGATGTGGCCGTTAATGCTTCACGCTTTCGTAGTCCTCCCGTCGCACCCAGAATGGTAGATTCGAGAAATAAGTTGTCGTTTGACATACACATGGATAGTTCTATGACTCAACATGCGATGGTCAGTAACAAACATCATCAAGGATACAATGTACAGGTTTATAACGATCAAGAGAATCATCAAAGTTATCATACGCCGCATCAAAGTTATTCTGGTCAGGATCAACATATTGGATATGGGAATCACAGTTTGCAAAACAGTTATCATTATCAGATGCAg caACATCATGATCATCAAGTGCAGCAGCCGCATCCTCGGCAGCACCATCCCCAACATCAGCATCATCATCAGCAACATCAGCAATTAATTCCCTCGCATCAGCAAATGCATCCTGTGCATCATCAGTCTCTTTCTCATCCGCAGCATTTACAATCACCTCACGGTCAAATGCCGCATCATCAACCGCACATTCATCATCACCAATCTCCGCACAATCATCATCACCAGCCTCCGCACAATCATCATCAGTCTCCACACAATCATCACCAATCGCCGCACAATCATCATCCGTCGCCACACAATCATCACCAGACGCCACACAATCATCATCACCAGTCGCCACACAATCATCATCATCAGTCTCCGCACAATCAACATATTCTACATTCTCAGCAACCGCAACACGTGCATCAACATATGCAACATATACAGCATCCCGTTTACAGTAACATGTTACCCAATGATATCAGCTATCAACAGTATTCGCCATCAATAGAATCTCCGATGCTGCAGCAGAATATAGAACCGCAGAAACAGTTACATTTCCCTCCTTATACCGATCCTGACATTGAAACGAACAAACCATACAGAATGCCACCCGAATTACCCTATATTAAATCGCCTGGGATGAATCGTAAAGACATCAAATATCTTGAAAGCGCGGAAGACAAAGAGAACGCTATCGTTGTGGATTATAATGGCCCGCTAGAAGAAAATATGATGCCCAAATCAGACGagaataatctttatatagACGAAAGCTTGGGTATAACTCCTCTCTCGACCGTTAACGAGACATGTTTTACAGAAGCCTTTAACACGCCATTAACAAGCTCTACGCCAATGACTAATCATTTCAAGCCATCAGAATACAGAATAAAAGATGACTCACAATTTTCAAGTCAGAATACTGTGCCCCAACC AGTTGCAGAAGCACCTAACGTCGAAGGTGGCGATGATAAATTAAGCGTAATATTGGAATCCACACGAGAATATGTATCGAACAGTTCAGGGAACAGTAGTAATTACACCAAATCGACTGGATTGACTTTTGCATTGACGAGAGAAGATATGAATCCTTTTAAAGAACAACCTGTGGATACAA TTGTAGAAGAGGAATCCAATGAATCTCTGCTGTCCGTGAATCAACCTTACGAACAGAAGCAATATGCACAAATCCAAGCTGTGCACGCTCAAAGTCCGCGTACAGTACAACGACATGTTGATCAAATTACATCTGAAATACAGAATAACTGCGATTTAAGAAAGTCCATAAATTTACAACTCAATGAAGAGGACAATTCAGAAAAAGTTGACACCATGGAGTGCGAGGAGCACGAACCAATGGAACAAGTGGAGGAAGAGATGTTTGAGCTCCCATCGAGAGATATAAATCCATTCGACAAGAACTTAATAGCTGGcctattgaaaaaaattaagtttccaCAACCCCATCATGCAGATGGATACAAAAGAATAGATACCAATCTAAATAAGCTTGTGCCTTCTACCATGATTACGCTCG ATACTGAGGCGTATGATTTGGAAAAGTGCCTTGGTAAAGGAATGTATGGAACAGTTTTTAAAGCAGTCAATTTGCAAACACGCGAGACTGTTGCTCTTAAAACGCAAAGACCCGCTTGGGTTTGGGAATATTATATCGTACGAGAAATAAAAACGCGTCTTACAAATCCACATATG TTACGCGGCTTTATGGATGTGACAATGGCATATGTGGCCAACAATGGAAGTGTACTAGTTTCAGAATTTTCTAAGTTTGGAACATTATTATCAGTGACGAATCAGATAAAAATTGCCACTGGGAAGCCTCTGGTGGAAACTTTAACTATTTTCTTCACAATCGAGATGCTTCAAATTGTGGAGTACTTACataaatgtcaaataataCACGGGGACATAAAaccagataattttttgttaatgcgACC ACCTACGCAAGATGTTAGGCCAACTATACAGTTGATAGATTTCGGATGTAGTATAGACATGAAACTGTTACCAGAAAATACAACGTTTACGCAAGTTATAAAAACGGAAGATTTCACTTGCATTGAAATGCAAACTGGAAGACCATGGACATATCAGACTGATTTGTATTGTCTAGCGGCGACCAGTCATTGTTTACTGTTTGGCAATTATATGAGAGTATCTAACATAGGCGGCCGTTGGTTTATCGTCTCGAAATTACCAAG GTACGCCAAGAAAGCTGCTTGGGAACAATTTTTCACGGAGCTGTTAAATATCGAATCATGCGAGAAAATGCCAGATCTGGCGAAATTAAGGAACATGATGGAGGAGACACTGGCGCAAATGCCGGAGGTGCAAACGAAATTTCGGACTTTCGTCAACATTCTCAACAAACGATAA